The Streptomyces achromogenes genome window below encodes:
- a CDS encoding cytochrome P450: MPAGTSAVASPWDLHRNPDLYPDPEEFRPERFLGNRPPRGAWLPFGTGTHACIGGQLAFLQVTVLVYRLIRRGQLLPATRQDEGIGHRASTEPYPSQGCRVALRPVRGRHPQGAR, translated from the coding sequence GTGCCGGCCGGGACATCCGCCGTAGCGAGCCCATGGGATCTGCACCGAAACCCCGATCTGTACCCAGATCCGGAGGAGTTCCGTCCCGAACGGTTCCTGGGGAACCGGCCTCCTCGCGGCGCCTGGCTGCCTTTCGGTACTGGCACGCACGCCTGCATCGGCGGTCAACTGGCCTTCCTGCAAGTCACCGTGCTGGTGTACAGACTCATCCGACGTGGGCAACTCCTGCCGGCGACGCGACAGGACGAGGGAATCGGCCACCGCGCCAGCACGGAGCCCTACCCCTCCCAGGGCTGCCGGGTCGCCCTGCGCCCTGTTCGAGGGCGCCATCCGCAGGGCGCTCGATGA
- a CDS encoding putative quinol monooxygenase: protein MTNIESAALTVVAQLRAKPGKEQVLSQALTALVAPTSREPGCVTYDLHVGVDDPASFCLYEIWRSRDEHAANLQTAHLQDFVARLDDLLDGELRVTLLRHIA, encoded by the coding sequence ATGACGAACATCGAATCCGCCGCATTGACAGTCGTCGCCCAGTTGCGAGCCAAGCCCGGCAAGGAGCAGGTTCTGAGCCAGGCGCTCACTGCGCTCGTGGCGCCCACGTCGCGTGAGCCGGGCTGCGTCACCTACGACCTGCACGTCGGTGTGGACGACCCCGCCTCGTTCTGTCTCTACGAGATCTGGCGCAGCCGCGACGAGCACGCCGCCAACCTCCAGACCGCCCACCTGCAGGACTTCGTGGCCCGGCTGGACGATCTCCTCGACGGCGAGCTTCGGGTCACCCTTCTACGCCACATCGCCTGA
- the pdxR gene encoding MocR-like pyridoxine biosynthesis transcription factor PdxR — MGIHRTNRASGLLIELSEDGGSLYERLTSGIRAAIVAGRLAPGHLLPPSRVLAAELGCSRWVVNEAYTQLAAEGQLQTRQGSGTRVTTHPATRDPDRTPETGRAPAAPPVVADLRPGAPDVAAFPAPAWTRSLQHVLTTVEWEPSLFPPPAGAWRLREVVAAYLSRVRGLTVEADEVLITCGTSHGVSLVARVLAARGVPHLAVEDPGWPRLHQVAVAAGLPTEPVAVDAEGLDVEALRRTGAQAVLCAPAHQFPTGTALSPTRRLALLAWATQRTSVIIEDDYDAEFRYDRRPIGALAGLDRSRVVYLGSVSKTLHPGLRLGWMVPPPALRQPLLDALDSAGAGPSTLDQLTFARLADTGGYDRHLRRVRKVYRARRDALVTALGSHAVIRDCGPVHGIAAGLHLLVPLPPGLHDHMVAEHLAGRGIAAMALSGYATRRHAPALVIGYGRLTPTRAQWAAEQLAEVLLDLRP, encoded by the coding sequence GTGGGTATTCACCGGACCAATCGAGCCAGCGGCCTCCTCATCGAACTGTCCGAGGACGGCGGGTCGCTGTACGAGCGCCTGACGAGTGGGATCAGGGCCGCGATCGTGGCGGGCCGCCTGGCACCGGGCCACCTGTTGCCCCCGAGCCGCGTGCTGGCCGCCGAACTCGGCTGCTCCCGGTGGGTCGTCAACGAGGCGTACACCCAGCTCGCCGCCGAGGGGCAACTGCAGACGCGGCAGGGCTCCGGCACGCGCGTCACGACCCATCCCGCCACGCGCGACCCGGACCGGACACCAGAGACCGGGCGAGCTCCTGCCGCGCCGCCGGTGGTGGCCGACCTTCGGCCGGGCGCCCCGGATGTGGCGGCTTTCCCCGCACCCGCGTGGACCCGGTCCCTGCAGCACGTCCTCACCACCGTCGAATGGGAACCGTCGCTCTTCCCGCCGCCGGCAGGAGCGTGGCGGTTGCGGGAGGTCGTCGCCGCCTATCTGAGCCGGGTGCGCGGACTGACCGTCGAGGCTGACGAGGTACTCATCACGTGCGGTACCTCCCATGGGGTCTCCCTCGTGGCGCGGGTCCTGGCCGCGCGAGGAGTGCCGCACCTGGCCGTCGAGGATCCCGGCTGGCCTCGTCTGCACCAGGTCGCGGTCGCCGCCGGCCTGCCCACCGAGCCGGTCGCCGTGGACGCCGAGGGCCTCGACGTCGAGGCGCTGCGTCGAACAGGCGCCCAGGCGGTGCTGTGCGCGCCGGCCCATCAGTTCCCCACAGGCACGGCCCTGTCGCCCACACGCCGATTGGCTCTGCTCGCCTGGGCCACGCAGCGCACCTCCGTGATCATCGAAGACGATTACGACGCCGAGTTCCGCTACGACCGCAGACCCATTGGCGCCCTGGCCGGCCTCGACCGTAGCCGTGTGGTCTACCTGGGCTCGGTCAGCAAGACCCTGCATCCAGGACTGCGGCTGGGCTGGATGGTCCCGCCACCGGCGTTGCGCCAACCGCTGCTTGACGCTCTCGATTCCGCAGGCGCCGGCCCCAGCACCCTGGATCAGCTCACCTTCGCCAGGCTCGCTGACACCGGCGGCTACGACAGGCACCTACGCCGTGTGCGCAAGGTTTACCGGGCCCGCCGCGACGCCCTCGTGACTGCGCTGGGCAGTCACGCCGTCATCCGCGACTGCGGCCCGGTCCACGGCATCGCCGCGGGTCTGCATCTGCTGGTTCCGCTGCCCCCCGGACTCCACGACCACATGGTCGCCGAACACCTCGCAGGCCGCGGCATCGCCGCCATGGCCCTTTCCGGATATGCCACCCGGCGCCACGCGCCGGCCCTGGTCATCGGTTACGGCCGCCTCACCCCGACCCGCGCGCAGTGGGCGGCCGAGCAGCTCGCGGAGGTCCTCCTCGACCTTCGACCCTGA